The following DNA comes from Acidobacteriota bacterium.
AGCTTGACTGAAAAAGCCTGTTCAATCCGCGACAAAAGCTCGACCCGGCTCAGGCTGTCAAACCCCAGTTCCAGGTCAAGCCGGGTATCAAGTGTAATCGAGCGGCTCATCGGACCAGAGTGGATTTCAGCGGCCACTTGTCTGACGACAGCCAGTAACCCTTCGTGAATCAATGGTTTGTCTTGACTGGATGAGGTATACATGGCTGCTGAGGTCTCCTGAGGTAACAGATTCTGAGTTGGGATGGGTGTTTATATAGATTTTTTGGGGAAGCGGAAAGGATGACCCACCATAAAAGCTCCTTTTGCGCAATTCAATGATTCGCGCTACAGTTTTCAAACCATCACTGTGCCCCTCCTTGATCTCATCCCCATCCTTCAGGTCCGAAATATCATATGAATCTGATCAACGTGTTTGATTTTGAGAAGCTTGCCCAGGAAAAACTCTTTCAAATGGCATTTGATTATTATGCCAGTGGTGCTCACGATGAAATTACACTTCGGGAAAATCACTCCGCCTTTGATCGCCTGCGGTTGATGTATCGGGTTTTGATTGATGTGAGTCAACGCACTGCCAAAACCACGGTTCTGGGGCACCCGGTTTCCCTGCCGATCTTGATTGCTCCGACAGCCTTTCATCGGATGGCTCATTCGGATGGCGAAGCCGGCACGACCCGGGCTGCCGGTGCCGCCGGCACGATCATGATTTTAAGCTCGCTCGCAAACACGGCGGTGGAAGACATTACCGCCGTTGCCACCGGTCCGGTCTGGTATCAACTCTATATCTATCGCGACCGTGAAGTGACCCGCGAAGTTGTCCAGCGCGCCGAACAGGCCGGATGCACCGCCCTGGTTTTGACCGTTGATGCCCCATTGCTTGGGCGGCGCGAACGCGATTTCCGCAACCGCTTCCAATTGCCACCAGGACTGACGGTGAGAAATGTGTTGCCAGCGGGAATCGCGGACCTTCCGAAAGAAGCGCTTGATTCCGGGTTGGCGGCCTACTTTGCCACCTTAATTGATCCGGCAGTGACCTGGAAAGACATTGAATGGTTGCGTTCGATCACCCGAATTCCAGTTCTAATCAAAGGGATTGTTCGGGCGGATGATGCGGTTCGAGCGGTGGATTCCGGAGCGGCGGGAATTGTGGTTTCAAATCACGGAGGCCGTCAGCTCGACACGTCACCCGCCACCATCGAAGTGCTCCCTGAAATCGCCGAAGCCGTTGCCGGTCGAATTGAAGTCTTGATGGATGGCGGTATCCGGCGGGGAACGGATGTGCTCAAAGCGCTGGCCCTCGGCGCCAAAGCCGTGCTCGTCGGTCGGCCAATTTTATGGGGATTAACCGTTGATGGCGAGCAAGGTGTGGCTCGTGTTTTAGAAATCCTGCGCACTGAATTTGACCTGGCAATGGCACTGGCCGGTTGTCAGTCAGTGGCGGACATCACCCGCGACCTGGTGCGGAATCCACCCCGGTTTGATTGATACCAGTTTGTAGTCAGTAGATCGTAGTCAGTAGTTCACTAACTGCAATTGATTGAATTACTTGACTGTTTTCTAATACGATCACTTCATTCCAAAATGGTATGATCCACCAGAGTTGAAGGCTGTAGAATTTCAGATCAAGAAACCACGAAATACACGAAAAATACAAAAAAGAAATCCAAAGACCTCAACTGGTTCTGAAGTCGTGTCAGGGAAAGCACCAGAGAACTCAAACGAGAATGGCCTTGATCCGCAATGAAAGCCTCGTATTAAAAAAGAGTCAAATAGTTCAATCAAATAAACTTAGTGAACTATGGATTACGGGCTGCTGACTCCAAACTGGTATAATTGTCTTTGGAAGCTTCAAGCAGGCAGGTATTGTTTGCCTGGCTATCCTGAACCCAATCCCAAATATCCTGAAGATCTGTCTATGCTGGAATGGCTCATTCATTGGCTCCAAACTGCCTCCTGGTTGGCGGCAAGTCTGGTGTTTCTGGTCGAAAATCTTGTGATTCTGGGGTTGGTAATCGTGGTCGGAAACTGGATGGTTGTGTTCTTCCAGGATCGCCCGGTGGCTTTGCCTCCACTCCCCTTGACCTGTGCCGAAGTCGCGATGGCGCT
Coding sequences within:
- a CDS encoding alpha-hydroxy-acid oxidizing protein, whose product is MNLINVFDFEKLAQEKLFQMAFDYYASGAHDEITLRENHSAFDRLRLMYRVLIDVSQRTAKTTVLGHPVSLPILIAPTAFHRMAHSDGEAGTTRAAGAAGTIMILSSLANTAVEDITAVATGPVWYQLYIYRDREVTREVVQRAEQAGCTALVLTVDAPLLGRRERDFRNRFQLPPGLTVRNVLPAGIADLPKEALDSGLAAYFATLIDPAVTWKDIEWLRSITRIPVLIKGIVRADDAVRAVDSGAAGIVVSNHGGRQLDTSPATIEVLPEIAEAVAGRIEVLMDGGIRRGTDVLKALALGAKAVLVGRPILWGLTVDGEQGVARVLEILRTEFDLAMALAGCQSVADITRDLVRNPPRFD